The following nucleotide sequence is from Pseudonocardia sp. C8.
CGCGCGGTCAGCCGCCGGGGGCGGCTCGCCCACTGGTTCGACGAGTACGGCGATCCCGAGCCCTCCTCCTGACCCGTCCCGGATGATGGAGCAGCCCGCCCTCCCGCATCCCCGAGGAGTCCCGTGCCCGACGACGAGCGCCACCGGCTGTCCATGACCGTCCTGATGACCCCGGACCTGTCGAACTTCTCCGGCCACGTCCACGGGGGGCAGGTCCTCAAGCTGCTCGACCAGGTCGCCTACACCTGCGCCGCCCGGTACGCGCAGGGCTACGTCGTGACGCTCTCGGTCGACCGGGTCGTCTTCCGCGAGCCGATCCACATCGGCGAGCTCGTCACCTTCGAGGCCGCGGTCAACTACACCGGACGGTCCTCGCTCGAGGTCGGCATCCGCGTGACCACCGAGGACATCCGGCGCCAGCACGTCCGGCACACCAACAGCTGCTACTTCACCATGGTCGCGGTCGACGACCAGGGCACACCGATCCCGGTGCGGACGCACGTGCCCCGCACCGACGAGGAACGACGGCGCTGGCGCGAAGCCGAGCAGCGCCGGGCCGTCCGCCGGGCCGAGGACGCACCGTGACGGCGGCCGGCGCGCCGGCTCCCCGTGGCCGCGGGTGCGGGGCGGCTACCGGGGTGCACCCGAGCCGGTAGCACGCCCGTGCGGAGGATGGAGGATCGGCAGCTCCACCCGGAACCGGGCGCCGCCCCCGGGACGGTTCGTCAGCTCCAACCTGCCGTTCAGGTCCGACACGCTGTCGCGCAGCAGGGCCAGCCCGAGATGCCCCTCCGCACGCCGGTCGGGGTGTTCCGTGCTCGGCCCGACACCGTCGTCGTCGAGCTGCAGCGCCACGGCACCGTCGTCCTGTTCCACGGTCAGCCAGGCGTTGGCCGCCCCGGCATGCTTCATGACGTTCTGCATGGCTTCGCGGGCGGACCGGTAGAGCAACGTGGCGTGCTCCTCGTCCATGTCGTCGACGGCGCAGGTCACGGCGACGTCGACGCCGGTGGCTTGGACCCGGCCGGCCAGTTCCGCGAGCGCGTCGGGCAGCCCGCCGCGGCCGACGCTCGGCGGGTAGATGTCGACCATGAGATTGCGCAGGGTGGCGATCGAGTCACGGACCAGCGACGACGCCGTGGTGATGCCCTGGCGTGCGCGAGCCGCATCGCCCTCGTCCGGCGGGTCCGGCCACGAGCGTTCGAGGGAGGAGAGCAGGTAGCCGACGCCCGTCAGCTGCTGGACGACACCGTCGTGCAGTTCGGCGGCGATCGCGCGACGTTCGCGGTCCGAGGCGAGCATCGCCCGGCGCTGCAGCCGTTCGCGCTCCGCGCCGTGCTCGCCCATGCGCCGGATCATCGACACCGCGATCGGCATGTTGGCCAGCTGCAGGACGGCCAGGATGACCACCGAAGCGGGCACCAGCACGCTGGTCAGGAAGATCGTGGCCTGCTGGACGCGCGCGTCGCTGGAGTAGATCTCGACGGCGAACCGGCGCCCGTCC
It contains:
- a CDS encoding acyl-CoA thioesterase, with translation MTVLMTPDLSNFSGHVHGGQVLKLLDQVAYTCAARYAQGYVVTLSVDRVVFREPIHIGELVTFEAAVNYTGRSSLEVGIRVTTEDIRRQHVRHTNSCYFTMVAVDDQGTPIPVRTHVPRTDEERRRWREAEQRRAVRRAEDAP
- a CDS encoding histidine kinase, producing the protein MTSESELRETHEAERRVPAQDAFGRRAARRMVLVAVVSLILTAGVSTLLAFVFARVDALGEAERSARALASGVFEPAVGRVVAGDRAAREALARSMYDRSHDGAVIRANLWGADGRIVWSTEPVLDGVTLPLPDEVRAAIDGDRASAELSTLDSDQGGSTGPGIVETYAPLTAPDGRRFAVEIYSSDARVQQATIFLTSVLVPASVVILAVLQLANMPIAVSMIRRMGEHGAERERLQRRAMLASDRERRAIAAELHDGVVQQLTGVGYLLSSLERSWPDPPDEGDAARARQGITTASSLVRDSIATLRNLMVDIYPPSVGRGGLPDALAELAGRVQATGVDVAVTCAVDDMDEEHATLLYRSAREAMQNVMKHAGAANAWLTVEQDDGAVALQLDDDGVGPSTEHPDRRAEGHLGLALLRDSVSDLNGRLELTNRPGGGARFRVELPILHPPHGRATGSGAPR